Proteins from a single region of Flavobacterium sp. K5-23:
- a CDS encoding NYN domain-containing protein yields the protein MSQDTKELKLAVLIDADNVPYSNVKGMMEEITKYGTPTTKRIYADWTRPNAGGWKSVLLEHAITPIQQYSYTSGKNSSDSALIIDAMDLLYSGKLDGFCIVSSDSDFTRLAIRLRESGMKVIGIGEQKTPKPFISACDRFVFIEVLDGAISKKAPKRNTGTESKKTVEKSTSRTTEKTTQKPLNKIDEPTIDLIEDSIDDIADDSGWAFLGDVGNLIVKKKPEFDPRNYGFHKLTPMLKSLTDILEIDERDSEKKGIKHVYVRLKYS from the coding sequence ATGTCACAAGATACTAAAGAATTAAAACTAGCTGTACTTATAGATGCTGACAACGTCCCTTATAGTAATGTAAAAGGAATGATGGAAGAAATCACTAAGTACGGAACTCCTACTACCAAACGTATTTACGCCGACTGGACTCGTCCAAATGCTGGAGGTTGGAAAAGTGTTTTATTAGAACACGCCATCACCCCTATTCAACAATACAGCTATACATCTGGAAAGAATTCTTCTGATTCTGCCTTAATTATAGATGCAATGGACCTATTGTACTCCGGTAAACTGGACGGATTTTGTATTGTTTCAAGCGATAGTGATTTTACACGTTTAGCCATACGACTTAGAGAATCTGGTATGAAAGTGATTGGAATTGGAGAACAAAAAACCCCAAAACCGTTTATCAGCGCTTGTGATAGATTCGTATTCATTGAAGTTCTGGATGGAGCAATCAGTAAAAAAGCTCCAAAAAGAAACACTGGAACTGAATCCAAAAAAACAGTTGAAAAAAGTACTTCAAGAACAACGGAAAAAACAACTCAAAAACCGCTTAACAAAATTGACGAGCCTACAATTGATCTAATAGAAGACTCTATCGACGATATTGCTGATGATAGCGGCTGGGCTTTCCTTGGAGACGTAGGAAACCTGATAGTTAAGAAAAAACCAGAGTTTGACCCAAGAAATTATGGCTTCCATAAACTTACTCCTATGTTAAAATCACTTACTGACATTCTCGAAATTGACGAAAGAGATTCAGAAAAGAAAGGGATTAAGCATGTTTATGTAAGATTGAAGTATTCATAA
- a CDS encoding carboxypeptidase-like regulatory domain-containing protein: MKYFVVFFFIILSATALAQTTEPSLKVVGFILNDNTKLPLASVNIININKVRGAQTDTEGYFEISVQANDTLHLSLLGFQSLRVKVTNDWIKNKTTRIYLTEKAIALEEVVIRPFNLTGYLEVDAKTIPTKENYRYSISGLTHGYEAGEYSPNAFSKVLGSIFNPADMLYNFFGRRPKELKKLKEMKKDDTVRHVLESKFDRETIAILLGVDKNEIAEILQRCNYSESFIKTANDLQIMDAISGCYEEYKILKKR, encoded by the coding sequence ATGAAATATTTTGTAGTCTTCTTTTTTATAATACTTTCGGCAACAGCTTTGGCACAAACCACAGAACCTTCCCTAAAAGTAGTAGGATTCATCCTCAACGACAACACTAAATTGCCTTTAGCAAGTGTCAACATCATCAACATCAACAAAGTAAGAGGTGCCCAGACGGACACTGAAGGTTACTTTGAAATAAGCGTACAAGCTAACGACACCTTACATCTTTCCCTTTTAGGATTTCAATCCCTTAGAGTAAAAGTCACAAACGACTGGATAAAAAACAAAACAACAAGGATCTATCTTACTGAAAAAGCAATTGCACTTGAAGAAGTAGTCATTCGTCCTTTTAATCTAACTGGATACCTTGAAGTAGATGCAAAAACAATTCCAACCAAGGAAAACTATCGCTATAGCATTTCTGGATTAACTCACGGTTATGAAGCTGGTGAATATTCTCCAAATGCTTTCAGCAAAGTCTTGGGATCTATTTTCAACCCTGCCGATATGCTTTACAACTTTTTTGGAAGAAGACCAAAAGAGCTCAAAAAGCTTAAAGAAATGAAAAAGGATGATACCGTACGTCACGTTTTGGAATCAAAATTTGACAGAGAAACCATAGCAATCCTTTTAGGTGTAGACAAAAACGAAATAGCTGAAATATTACAGCGATGTAACTACTCTGAATCCTTTATTAAAACAGCAAATGATTTACAAATCATGGATGCAATTAGTGGCTGCTATGAGGAGTATAAAATATTGAAAAAAAGATAA
- a CDS encoding non-canonical purine NTP diphosphatase: MQLVFASNNKNKIKEIQQLLPETIQILSLEEIGCHEEIPETADTIEGNAILKANYVTTNYGYDCFADDTGLEVEALNGAPGVDSAHYAGEQRSSEDNMNKLLQALSSKTNKNAQFKTVIALNLNNTQTLFTGIAKGQITSEKTGNQGFGYDPIFKLEGHSKTFAELSMEEKSIISHRGKATKQLINFLK, from the coding sequence ATGCAACTTGTATTCGCTTCCAACAATAAAAATAAAATCAAGGAAATTCAGCAATTACTACCTGAAACCATTCAAATATTAAGTCTTGAAGAAATAGGCTGTCATGAAGAAATTCCAGAAACTGCTGACACCATTGAAGGTAACGCAATACTAAAAGCAAATTATGTAACAACCAACTATGGTTACGATTGTTTTGCTGACGATACTGGCTTAGAGGTAGAGGCACTAAATGGAGCTCCAGGGGTAGATTCGGCGCATTATGCCGGAGAACAAAGAAGTTCCGAAGACAATATGAATAAGCTCTTACAAGCATTATCAAGCAAAACTAATAAAAATGCACAATTCAAAACTGTCATTGCTTTAAACCTAAACAATACACAAACACTTTTTACAGGAATTGCCAAAGGCCAAATAACATCAGAAAAAACTGGAAATCAGGGTTTTGGGTATGATCCTATTTTTAAACTAGAGGGCCATTCTAAGACTTTTGCCGAGTTAAGTATGGAAGAAAAATCAATTATAAGTCATCGAGGAAAGGCAACTAAACAATTAATAAACTTCTTAAAATAA
- a CDS encoding DEAD/DEAH box helicase — translation MNKFEQLGLSESLLKAILDLGFESPTEVQEKAIPLLLEKDTDMVALAQTGTGKTAAFGFPVIQKIDANNRNTQALILSPTRELCLQITNEIKNYSKYEKGINVVAVYGGASITEQARDIKRGAQIIVATPGRMQDMINRGLVNISQINYCILDEADEMLNMGFYEDIVNILSTTPDEKNTWLFSATMPAEVARIGKQFMTDPIEITVGAKNSGSATVSHEFYLVNARDRYEALKRLADANPDIFSVVFCRTKRDTQAVAEKLIEDGYSAAALHGDLSQAQRDGVMKSFRGRQIQMLVATDVAARGIDVDNITHVVNYQLPDEIETYNHRSGRTGRAGKLGTSIVIVTKSELRKISSIERIIKQKFEEKTIPSGIEICEIQLLHLANKIKDTEVDHEIDNYLPAINNVLEGLSKEELIKKMVSVEFNRFIAYYKKNRDISNQSNSERRDRDDRDGAPRENNNSGATRYFVNIGSRDNFDWMSLKDYLKETLDLGRDDVFKVDVKEGFSFFNTDPEHTDKVMEVLNNVQLEGRRINVEISKNDGGGRRDHNGRSSGGGFGGGRSSAPRREGSFAPRREGSGGFRSDRGSAPREGGFGGRSDSRSSAPRREGSGGFGPRTEGSSDREPRRSESFGDAPRPRRPRRD, via the coding sequence ATGAATAAATTTGAACAATTAGGATTGAGTGAATCGTTACTGAAGGCGATTTTAGATCTAGGATTTGAAAGTCCGACTGAAGTACAGGAGAAAGCGATTCCCCTATTATTGGAAAAAGACACAGATATGGTTGCGTTGGCTCAGACAGGGACAGGGAAAACGGCAGCATTTGGTTTTCCAGTTATCCAAAAAATTGATGCCAACAACAGAAACACACAAGCATTAATTTTATCTCCAACACGCGAACTTTGTTTACAGATTACCAACGAAATTAAAAACTACTCTAAATACGAAAAAGGTATTAATGTGGTAGCAGTTTACGGTGGAGCTAGTATTACTGAGCAAGCAAGAGACATAAAAAGAGGAGCACAAATTATTGTGGCTACTCCAGGTAGAATGCAAGACATGATTAATAGAGGATTGGTTAACATTTCTCAAATTAACTATTGTATTCTTGATGAGGCTGACGAAATGTTGAATATGGGATTCTACGAAGATATCGTAAACATCCTTTCAACTACACCAGACGAAAAAAACACATGGTTATTCTCGGCTACAATGCCTGCAGAAGTAGCTAGAATTGGTAAACAATTCATGACTGACCCTATTGAAATTACTGTAGGAGCTAAAAATTCAGGTTCTGCAACGGTTTCTCACGAATTTTACTTAGTAAATGCTCGTGACCGTTACGAAGCTTTGAAACGTTTAGCCGATGCTAATCCAGACATTTTCTCAGTAGTTTTCTGTCGTACTAAAAGAGACACACAAGCTGTTGCTGAAAAATTAATTGAAGATGGATACAGCGCTGCTGCATTGCACGGAGATTTATCTCAAGCGCAACGTGATGGTGTTATGAAATCTTTTAGAGGAAGACAAATCCAAATGCTTGTAGCTACTGATGTTGCTGCACGTGGAATTGACGTTGACAATATTACTCACGTAGTAAATTACCAACTACCTGACGAAATCGAAACGTACAATCACCGTTCAGGTCGTACAGGTCGTGCTGGAAAATTAGGTACGTCTATTGTAATTGTAACTAAAAGTGAATTGCGTAAGATTTCTTCAATCGAAAGAATCATCAAACAAAAATTCGAAGAAAAAACAATCCCATCTGGAATTGAAATCTGCGAAATTCAATTATTACACTTAGCTAACAAGATAAAAGATACTGAAGTTGATCACGAAATTGACAACTATCTTCCAGCTATCAACAATGTTCTTGAAGGTCTTTCAAAAGAAGAATTGATTAAGAAAATGGTATCGGTAGAATTCAACCGTTTCATTGCTTACTACAAGAAAAATAGAGATATCTCTAACCAATCGAACTCTGAAAGACGTGATCGTGATGATAGAGATGGTGCTCCAAGAGAAAACAATAACAGCGGCGCAACAAGATATTTCGTGAACATTGGTTCTAGAGATAACTTTGACTGGATGTCATTGAAAGACTACTTGAAAGAAACATTAGACCTAGGTCGTGATGATGTTTTCAAAGTAGATGTAAAAGAAGGTTTCTCTTTCTTTAACACGGATCCAGAACACACGGATAAAGTAATGGAAGTATTGAACAACGTACAATTAGAAGGACGTAGAATCAATGTTGAAATTTCTAAAAATGACGGTGGCGGAAGACGTGACCATAACGGAAGAAGTTCTGGTGGTGGTTTTGGTGGCGGAAGAAGTTCTGCTCCAAGACGTGAAGGAAGTTTTGCTCCAAGAAGAGAAGGTTCTGGCGGTTTTAGAAGCGACAGAGGTTCTGCTCCAAGAGAAGGTGGTTTTGGCGGAAGAAGTGATTCTAGAAGCTCAGCACCAAGAAGAGAAGGTAGCGGTGGTTTCGGCCCTAGAACTGAAGGTTCATCTGATAGAGAGCCAAGACGTTCTGAAAGCTTTGGAGATGCTCCAAGACCAAGAAGACCAAGAAGAGACTAA
- a CDS encoding DHCW motif cupin fold protein, translating to MSIIPFQAINWDIIEKTTHEGTTGISHWQTMQIGGLRIRKVFYSKEYIADHWCQKGHIVHYCLEGGFISEMENGEQTILSKGMTYVVSENLSSHRSISGNGTELLIIDGDFLK from the coding sequence ATGTCAATCATTCCTTTCCAAGCTATCAACTGGGATATTATAGAAAAAACAACACACGAAGGTACAACGGGAATATCGCATTGGCAAACAATGCAAATAGGAGGATTACGTATTCGGAAAGTATTTTATTCAAAAGAGTACATTGCAGATCATTGGTGTCAAAAAGGGCATATCGTACACTACTGTCTGGAAGGGGGATTTATTAGCGAAATGGAGAATGGGGAACAAACTATACTTTCTAAAGGAATGACTTATGTTGTTTCCGAAAATTTAAGCTCACATCGTTCTATTTCGGGCAACGGAACCGAATTATTAATCATCGATGGTGATTTTTTAAAATAA